A window of Pirellula sp. SH-Sr6A contains these coding sequences:
- a CDS encoding alpha-amylase/4-alpha-glucanotransferase domain-containing protein — MDRLTNPADEWVDVTTEDYNKDLFPEIRLANGQLISYFAPSKGGMLYELDVRGIEHNLLASIQRRPEPYHAKVLAGATENNSGASSIHDRVVFKQEGLHERVQHDRYPRKSLMDHFFDDQISVQQVRDGGAIERGDFVELPFDAKLRRGSGKIQVQMKRTGNAWGIPLTLTKGITLFAGSHALEITYLIEGLPQDRSFHFGVEFNFAGMPSGADDRFFYDERAERMGHLGSTLSLDGRDYLGMIDQWLGANIQMTWNRPTNLWCFPVETVSQSEGGFELVHQSVCVLPHWNVVGDAQGRWCVSMDLITTCEHEPNSRAAQLSFAHASF; from the coding sequence TTGGATCGACTGACCAACCCGGCCGACGAATGGGTCGATGTTACGACGGAGGACTACAACAAAGATCTCTTCCCCGAGATTCGCTTGGCCAACGGTCAATTGATCTCCTACTTTGCTCCGTCCAAAGGTGGGATGCTTTACGAATTGGATGTCCGAGGGATTGAGCACAATTTATTGGCGAGCATCCAGCGTCGGCCCGAGCCTTACCATGCCAAGGTGCTAGCGGGAGCCACGGAAAACAACTCGGGAGCATCGAGCATCCATGATCGCGTGGTGTTCAAGCAAGAGGGGCTTCACGAACGTGTTCAGCACGATCGATACCCTCGCAAATCGTTGATGGATCATTTCTTCGATGACCAGATCTCGGTTCAGCAAGTGCGCGATGGGGGTGCGATCGAGCGAGGCGATTTTGTCGAGCTTCCTTTCGACGCGAAATTGCGTCGAGGTAGTGGGAAGATTCAAGTTCAAATGAAGCGAACCGGCAACGCCTGGGGGATTCCATTGACCTTGACCAAAGGCATTACCTTGTTCGCAGGTTCCCACGCGTTGGAGATCACTTATCTCATCGAGGGACTTCCTCAGGATCGATCCTTTCACTTCGGAGTCGAATTCAACTTCGCAGGGATGCCCTCCGGAGCCGACGATCGCTTCTTCTACGATGAGAGAGCGGAACGAATGGGACATCTCGGTTCGACATTGAGTTTGGACGGGCGCGACTATCTGGGGATGATCGATCAATGGCTTGGGGCCAATATTCAGATGACATGGAATCGTCCGACGAATCTATGGTGTTTCCCGGTCGAGACGGTAAGTCAAAGCGAAGGTGGATTCGAGTTGGTGCATCAATCGGTTTGTGTGCTACCCCATTGGAACGTGGTGGGCGATGCCCAAGGTCGGTGGTGCGTCTCGATGGACTTGATTACCACGTGCGAGCATGAACCCAACTCGCGCGCCGCACAACTGTCGTTTGCCCACGCCAGTTTTTAG
- a CDS encoding DUF1570 domain-containing protein, with the protein MSSHPNTPFRASTPARAANNLFVLILGAIALPGAGITLFYHPLTGAWIRHKLTQSPSNDGFQNELPLTPSDPSSPSERESNPSPHERSGPPIDSTTTSSPERLVSTPSPDFESQPVTIPPTETTPVRTASQLPVLRIQTRFGAIDGIPIARFSDEVWVLQKNGAIQQTPVKEITNELVLEKAFAPAPVSEMATNLRQEFGAGFQVRWEQPYLFVTRTNGSAFWGEKFRSLQASMKQFCRNYGLATRELTFPLVAVILGSQLEFQQYCRTHGIAVPETCVGIYSQKSNRIVLFDTPKSGESQHTVDTICHEAAHQLAFNYGLHQRCAATPLWLAEGFATMFEAPRYAEPTNVHLSPWPSERKVACKRLAKEPAQTKRILESLLRNDNPFEQSPDDAYALAWGLTHFLSTTHPKNFAQYLRCVGQLEPFGESGAAVRWEMFQQSFGSDTTKLTLALTKHLESLR; encoded by the coding sequence ATGTCTTCTCATCCCAATACGCCTTTTCGGGCCAGCACTCCTGCTCGGGCCGCGAACAATCTCTTTGTTCTTATCCTGGGAGCTATCGCACTTCCGGGCGCGGGCATCACGCTGTTCTACCATCCTCTCACCGGCGCATGGATTCGCCATAAACTCACACAGAGCCCATCGAACGATGGGTTCCAAAACGAGCTCCCCCTCACACCATCAGATCCCTCCTCACCCTCCGAGAGAGAATCGAATCCCTCGCCCCACGAACGCTCTGGGCCCCCGATCGATTCCACTACCACATCCTCACCAGAACGACTGGTCTCCACCCCTAGCCCCGACTTCGAGTCTCAGCCGGTGACAATCCCTCCGACCGAGACAACTCCCGTCCGAACTGCTTCGCAACTCCCTGTGCTGAGAATTCAAACTCGTTTTGGCGCGATCGATGGTATTCCCATCGCACGATTCTCGGACGAAGTCTGGGTTTTGCAAAAGAATGGTGCCATACAGCAGACACCCGTCAAGGAAATCACCAACGAACTGGTTCTCGAGAAAGCTTTCGCACCTGCTCCCGTATCGGAAATGGCCACCAATCTGCGACAAGAGTTTGGAGCGGGATTCCAAGTTCGATGGGAACAGCCCTATCTGTTTGTCACACGTACCAACGGAAGCGCCTTTTGGGGCGAGAAGTTCCGAAGCCTGCAAGCCTCGATGAAGCAGTTCTGCCGTAATTATGGACTGGCCACGCGTGAACTCACTTTTCCTCTCGTCGCCGTCATCTTGGGGAGCCAGCTCGAATTCCAGCAATATTGCCGCACGCACGGCATCGCAGTCCCAGAGACATGTGTGGGGATCTATTCGCAAAAGTCCAATCGTATCGTGCTGTTTGACACACCCAAATCGGGCGAATCGCAACATACAGTGGACACGATATGCCACGAAGCAGCCCATCAACTCGCGTTTAACTACGGGTTGCACCAAAGATGCGCTGCGACCCCATTATGGCTCGCGGAAGGTTTCGCGACGATGTTCGAAGCACCCCGCTATGCGGAACCGACAAACGTTCACTTGTCCCCATGGCCATCCGAAAGAAAAGTCGCATGCAAACGGCTTGCAAAAGAACCTGCGCAAACGAAAAGAATCTTGGAGAGCTTGCTACGCAATGACAATCCATTCGAACAATCCCCCGACGATGCCTACGCATTGGCTTGGGGATTGACCCACTTTCTCTCGACGACACACCCGAAGAACTTTGCGCAGTACTTGCGATGCGTTGGGCAACTCGAGCCTTTCGGAGAAAGCGGAGCGGCTGTGCGGTGGGAAATGTTCCAACAGTCGTTTGGAAGCGACACCACCAAGCTCACACTAGCGCTGACGAAACATCTCGAATCGCTCCGATAG
- a CDS encoding glycosyltransferase family 4 protein, whose product MRIFLLFAPGGVVQELCRAGHEVFACNSSTEFLDMTPFAPRFQSHWIQAHQKLSPTAIREIRQRLHQFQPDVIQSFTPFGLAWVNLAQGWSPFSSRQRAAVVSFRGITKRLSRFDPANWLTFYHPRVRWHACESFAVQDSMVQSRFSRSRCPVTYNTVSIGPPSQTSADTRAAWNIPTDRFLFGTIATIRPVKGIDILLRAIQQNRNENLHWVIMGSGKDETVERLLRDPQVQSRVTMLGHGHAASSHLHALDAFVMPSRSEGLCRSLIEAMLQGRPAVVSDAGGMKELVRHGIDGLVVPREEPDRLAEAMFDLAASPHVTAMGVSARDRAMQLCGAEKVTEKLLAIYREAIASQRSAT is encoded by the coding sequence ATGCGAATTTTCTTGCTTTTTGCCCCAGGAGGGGTCGTACAGGAGTTGTGCCGAGCGGGACATGAAGTGTTCGCTTGCAATTCCAGCACCGAGTTCCTAGATATGACTCCATTCGCCCCTCGGTTTCAGAGCCATTGGATCCAGGCTCATCAGAAGCTTTCCCCGACCGCGATTCGCGAGATTCGGCAGCGGCTTCATCAATTTCAGCCGGATGTCATCCAATCCTTCACCCCGTTCGGGCTCGCTTGGGTGAATTTGGCTCAGGGTTGGTCACCCTTTTCCAGCCGTCAGCGGGCCGCCGTCGTTTCGTTTCGGGGGATCACCAAAAGGCTTTCCAGGTTTGATCCCGCGAATTGGTTAACGTTTTATCACCCTCGCGTCCGCTGGCATGCCTGCGAGTCCTTTGCCGTGCAAGACTCGATGGTCCAATCCAGATTTTCCCGCTCAAGGTGTCCGGTGACCTACAACACCGTGTCCATCGGCCCTCCCTCCCAGACGTCGGCCGATACAAGGGCGGCTTGGAACATCCCTACCGACCGATTCCTTTTCGGTACCATCGCGACGATTCGCCCGGTGAAGGGGATCGATATCCTGCTGCGAGCTATTCAGCAAAACCGTAACGAGAACCTGCATTGGGTGATCATGGGAAGCGGGAAAGACGAAACGGTCGAGAGGTTGCTTCGCGATCCCCAGGTGCAGTCTCGGGTTACGATGCTCGGGCATGGGCATGCAGCCTCCAGTCACTTGCACGCCCTCGATGCCTTTGTCATGCCTTCTCGATCCGAAGGGCTGTGTCGGTCATTGATCGAAGCGATGTTGCAAGGTCGTCCGGCGGTTGTGAGTGACGCAGGGGGGATGAAGGAGTTAGTGCGCCATGGTATCGATGGCTTGGTCGTTCCTCGAGAGGAGCCGGATCGATTGGCGGAGGCTATGTTTGACTTGGCCGCTTCACCCCACGTGACTGCTATGGGAGTCTCGGCTCGCGACCGCGCCATGCAGCTTTGCGGGGCCGAGAAAGTGACCGAGAAACTGCTGGCCATCTATAGGGAAGCCATCGCGTCACAGAGGTCGGCTACTTAG
- a CDS encoding IS4 family transposase: protein MVSIPPRRSQANFSFGDSIKAFLLQPGLPFASILCEQHIRNVFRKHGCTMNGIYSTAIVLWAFMSQIMRDGKEAACQSAVARITAFFTLHGKSAPGADTGNYCRARAKLPEDALKELCLGVASEAEAKVESKWLWKSMHAKLIDGFTFKMPDTRKNQKEYPQHTAQKPGIGFPIARVLAVMSLATGCLLDATVGPFSGKETGETSLLRRLLKGFSAGDIVIADRFFCNYWLIAMFMKLNVHVCFRRKKGHTDFRTGKRLGKQDHLIQWYRPARPAWMSHEMYQSLPFVIELRELRYTVEAPGRKSGPFIIVTTLLEHKGDQGVSYEEISDLFSFRWNAELDIRSIKTFMNLNFVRCLSPEMVRRELWTTLLAYNLIRTTICSAASLSGKRPREISFVCASQYILASWQEVTAHLRGKQLERYARFLLERIANCKVGNRPGRIEPRVVKRRRDQYALMTEPRKQLQKRLYKGDNRFE from the coding sequence TTGGTCTCTATACCACCAAGGCGATCTCAAGCCAATTTCAGCTTTGGAGATTCCATCAAGGCTTTCCTGCTGCAACCCGGACTGCCGTTTGCATCGATTCTTTGCGAGCAGCACATCAGAAATGTTTTTCGCAAGCACGGTTGCACGATGAATGGGATCTATTCCACCGCAATTGTCTTGTGGGCGTTCATGTCGCAAATTATGCGTGATGGGAAAGAAGCCGCTTGCCAGTCCGCCGTCGCTCGTATTACGGCATTCTTTACTCTTCACGGGAAGTCAGCACCCGGGGCCGATACGGGGAACTACTGTCGCGCAAGAGCAAAGCTTCCCGAGGACGCTTTGAAAGAACTATGCCTTGGTGTTGCCTCTGAAGCGGAAGCCAAGGTGGAGTCCAAATGGCTCTGGAAGTCTATGCATGCCAAGCTTATTGATGGATTTACTTTCAAAATGCCCGATACGCGAAAGAACCAGAAAGAGTATCCGCAGCATACTGCCCAAAAGCCAGGGATTGGTTTTCCTATTGCTCGTGTCTTGGCTGTGATGTCGTTGGCCACAGGTTGTTTGCTTGATGCAACGGTCGGTCCCTTCAGCGGAAAAGAAACGGGCGAAACCAGTCTTCTGCGTCGGTTGCTCAAAGGTTTTTCAGCGGGAGATATCGTGATTGCTGACCGCTTCTTTTGTAACTACTGGTTGATCGCGATGTTCATGAAATTGAACGTTCATGTTTGTTTTCGCAGGAAGAAGGGACACACAGATTTTCGAACTGGAAAGCGATTGGGTAAACAAGATCACTTGATTCAGTGGTATCGTCCCGCTCGTCCGGCCTGGATGAGCCACGAGATGTACCAATCCTTACCGTTCGTGATCGAACTACGGGAGTTGCGATATACGGTCGAAGCTCCGGGCCGTAAATCAGGCCCGTTTATCATTGTGACAACATTGCTAGAGCACAAGGGTGACCAGGGTGTTAGCTATGAGGAGATATCCGATCTGTTTAGCTTTCGTTGGAATGCAGAACTTGACATCCGTTCTATCAAGACGTTTATGAATTTAAACTTTGTGAGATGCTTATCGCCCGAGATGGTCAGGCGAGAGTTATGGACGACGCTTCTTGCCTACAACTTGATTCGAACAACGATTTGCTCTGCCGCTTCGCTCTCTGGAAAGCGGCCGCGAGAGATCAGCTTCGTCTGTGCTAGCCAGTACATCCTAGCGAGTTGGCAGGAGGTGACGGCTCATCTTCGCGGCAAGCAACTTGAGCGTTACGCCAGATTTCTCCTCGAGCGGATTGCGAACTGTAAGGTTGGCAACCGTCCGGGGCGGATTGAACCGCGAGTTGTAAAGCGACGCCGCGACCAATACGCGCTGATGACCGAACCCAGAAAACAACTCCAAAAGCGACTCTATAAAGGCGATAACCGATTTGAATGA
- a CDS encoding RHS repeat domain-containing protein, translating to MEAAEAGVEEQVDRPPRRPVFGRKLQRLPRRPLCWIRLVITRVVMSVKILDSKTLQAALGLVTIVAMHPQNAMLQTSPELRSARPRTGEPTATFGCTEATIPSSQCFHVHSINASVGPSPAEATTATWHYHRNQQFSITAVTTSSGSVAERYAYTAYGQPTILDGSGSVLSSSAINNRYTYTGREWDATLGLYHFRARWMSPWNGRFVQRDPSGYRDSKNAYVYVRNRPIRRIDPSGEVSIITTADTLSSTTCPGPDAGKTTFGMIYQFRVENKCQNKSGWIIQEVTASCASGNCRAGTCPANKSKAKTARPFYEAWRVSGTKDPTIPDQESDIDPNDPNDDYDYTDTSTITGQVQFETCGYQKAIGVVRFFCDEDIPRGEAPSDWIEEVRVDTGDSGCPLFVTGGLPDTTKKPSYWGSSKESEATRFYEINWNCCCDAESFGITQDGSPRGAK from the coding sequence GTGGAGGCAGCGGAAGCTGGAGTCGAAGAACAGGTCGATCGCCCACCGAGGCGACCTGTTTTCGGACGCAAGCTGCAGAGGCTTCCTCGTCGCCCGCTCTGCTGGATTCGTCTCGTGATCACTCGAGTCGTTATGTCGGTGAAAATCCTCGATTCGAAAACGCTGCAAGCGGCGCTGGGATTGGTTACAATAGTCGCTATGCACCCCCAAAACGCCATGCTTCAAACATCTCCTGAGCTCCGCTCCGCGCGCCCCCGCACGGGAGAGCCAACTGCAACCTTCGGTTGCACCGAAGCGACTATCCCTTCTTCGCAGTGCTTCCATGTGCATTCCATCAACGCCAGCGTTGGTCCGTCCCCTGCCGAAGCCACCACTGCCACTTGGCACTACCACCGCAACCAGCAGTTCAGCATCACCGCTGTAACCACTTCTTCAGGCTCCGTAGCCGAACGCTACGCCTATACGGCTTATGGCCAGCCAACCATCCTTGATGGTTCAGGCTCGGTCCTCTCGAGTTCCGCGATTAATAATCGCTACACCTACACGGGACGTGAATGGGATGCGACGCTTGGGCTGTATCACTTCCGTGCGAGGTGGATGAGCCCTTGGAATGGGCGATTCGTTCAGCGAGATCCATCGGGATATCGTGATTCGAAAAACGCGTATGTATATGTCAGGAACCGGCCAATCCGACGTATTGATCCATCCGGCGAAGTTTCAATTATCACAACCGCCGATACCCTAAGTAGTACGACATGCCCAGGCCCCGATGCAGGAAAAACTACGTTTGGGATGATTTATCAATTTCGAGTCGAGAATAAGTGCCAAAATAAATCGGGCTGGATAATACAAGAAGTGACTGCTTCTTGTGCATCGGGAAACTGTCGTGCTGGGACGTGCCCGGCTAACAAATCAAAAGCAAAAACGGCAAGGCCGTTTTATGAGGCATGGCGTGTTTCCGGAACGAAAGACCCGACAATTCCGGATCAAGAATCTGACATTGATCCAAATGATCCAAATGACGATTACGACTACACCGACACTTCAACAATAACAGGGCAAGTTCAGTTTGAGACTTGTGGATATCAAAAGGCTATTGGTGTAGTTCGATTTTTCTGCGACGAAGACATTCCCCGGGGTGAGGCCCCATCCGATTGGATCGAAGAAGTCCGCGTTGATACCGGAGACAGTGGTTGCCCACTTTTCGTAACCGGTGGCCTACCGGACACAACGAAGAAGCCCAGTTACTGGGGGAGCTCGAAAGAATCCGAAGCAACACGTTTTTACGAAATCAATTGGAACTGTTGTTGCGATGCAGAATCGTTCGGAATCACTCAAGATGGGAGTCCTCGCGGTGCAAAGTAA